Proteins encoded by one window of Salarias fasciatus chromosome 1, fSalaFa1.1, whole genome shotgun sequence:
- the LOC115388773 gene encoding ras association domain-containing protein 8-like isoform X1, translating into MELKVWVDGVVRVVSGLSLNTSCQDVVIALAQSIGQTGRYILILKLRGNERHLVAEDCPLQHLAQLGQLAADVQFVLRRTGPSLSASQEAIAASRNNEKHLPLARPAEPETLKRNEPQKAFTFNLGPSTIPKRTKPNTAWSQSSRASPEPRASPVNFLEPHNSSKEEVFRHILQQQRKLQDLEIQLEALEKETEFWEREVSSSATPDLSLTKELDELELRSRENEAELMYSEHWEQDLQEELEREQEMQRRLNQIHSSINDQTYEIRAMQTRSVHLEQDIKTRIQRQISEAASQQDDETLRPLKQELLNRLQFGEELDSALWETQRELQAADERVKGRSETIEELNKELRQCKLQHFIQQTGITPHTDQTNPPPVDNVYIRNSGIME; encoded by the exons ATGGAGCTGAAGGTGTGGGTAGATGGTGTTGTCAGAGTGGTTTCTGGTCTTTCTCTGAACACTTCCTGTCAGGATGTGGTCATTGCTCTTGCACAGTCCATAG GTCAGACTGGTCGTTATATCCTGATCTTGAAGTTACGGGGAAATGAGAGACACTTGGTTGCTGAGGACTGTCCACTGCAGCACCTGGCTCAGCTGGGGCAGCTGGCTGCAGATGTCCAGTTTGTTCTGAGGAGGACCGGCCCCAGCCTTAGCGCAAGCCAAGAGGCCATCGCTGCATCGAGAAACAATGAGAAACATCTTCCCCTGGCCCGACCGGCAGAGCCAGAGACCCTCAAACGCAACGAGCCCCAGAAAGCTTTTACCTTCAATCTGGGTCCATCAACGATTCCCAAAAGGACTAAACCAAACACGGCCTGGTCTCAGTCGTCCAGAGCTTCACCTGAACCTCGCGCTTCACCTGTGAATTTCCTGGAGCCTCACAACTCTTCCAAAGAAGAGGTTTTCAGGCATATTCTTCAACAACAGAGGAAGCTGCAAGACCTGGAGATTCAGCTTGAAGCTCTGGAGAAGGAGACGGAGTTTTGGGAGCGAGAGGTGTCGTCTTCAGCAACTCCTGATCTGAGCCTCACCAAAGAGCTGGATGAGCTGGAGCTGCGGTCGAGGGAGAATGAGGCAGAGCTGATGTACAGTGAACACTGGGAGCAGGATTTACAAGAAGAGTTGGAAAGAGAACAAG AAATGCAGAGGCGCCTAAACCAAATACACTCATCGATAAATGATCAAACTTACGAGATCAGAGCAATGCAAACACGCTCTGTACATCTAGAACAGGACATCAAAACTAGAATCCAGAGGCAGATCTCTGAGGCAGCCAGTCAGCAGGACGACGAGACCCTGAGACCCCTGAAGCAGGAACTCCTCAATCGCCTGCAGTTCGGAGAAGAACTGGACTCAGCGCTGTGGGAGACACAGAGGGAGCTTCAAGCTGCAGACGAAAGGGTAAAG GGCAGATCTGAGACCATTGAGGAGCTGAATAAGGAGCTGAGAcagtgcaaactgcagcacttcATCCAGCAAACAGGCATAACTCCACACACAGACCAGACAAACCCGCCTCCGGTCGACAACGTCTACATCCGAAACTCGGGGATTATGGAATAA
- the LOC115388773 gene encoding ras association domain-containing protein 8-like isoform X2 has product MELKVWVDGVVRVVSGLSLNTSCQDVVIALAQSIGQTGRYILILKLRGNERHLVAEDCPLQHLAQLGQLAADVQFVLRRTGPSLSASQEAIAASRNNEKHLPLARPAEPETLKRNEPQKAFTFNLGPSTIPKRTKPNTAWSQSSRASPEPRASPVNFLEPHNSSKEEVFRHILQQQRKLQDLEIQLEALEKETEFWEREVSSSATPDLSLTKELDELELRSRENEAELMYSEHWEQDLQEELEREQEMQRRLNQIHSSINDQTYEIRAMQTRSVHLEQDIKTRIQRQISEAASQQDDETLRPLKQELLNRLQFGEELDSALWETQRELQAADERGRSETIEELNKELRQCKLQHFIQQTGITPHTDQTNPPPVDNVYIRNSGIME; this is encoded by the exons ATGGAGCTGAAGGTGTGGGTAGATGGTGTTGTCAGAGTGGTTTCTGGTCTTTCTCTGAACACTTCCTGTCAGGATGTGGTCATTGCTCTTGCACAGTCCATAG GTCAGACTGGTCGTTATATCCTGATCTTGAAGTTACGGGGAAATGAGAGACACTTGGTTGCTGAGGACTGTCCACTGCAGCACCTGGCTCAGCTGGGGCAGCTGGCTGCAGATGTCCAGTTTGTTCTGAGGAGGACCGGCCCCAGCCTTAGCGCAAGCCAAGAGGCCATCGCTGCATCGAGAAACAATGAGAAACATCTTCCCCTGGCCCGACCGGCAGAGCCAGAGACCCTCAAACGCAACGAGCCCCAGAAAGCTTTTACCTTCAATCTGGGTCCATCAACGATTCCCAAAAGGACTAAACCAAACACGGCCTGGTCTCAGTCGTCCAGAGCTTCACCTGAACCTCGCGCTTCACCTGTGAATTTCCTGGAGCCTCACAACTCTTCCAAAGAAGAGGTTTTCAGGCATATTCTTCAACAACAGAGGAAGCTGCAAGACCTGGAGATTCAGCTTGAAGCTCTGGAGAAGGAGACGGAGTTTTGGGAGCGAGAGGTGTCGTCTTCAGCAACTCCTGATCTGAGCCTCACCAAAGAGCTGGATGAGCTGGAGCTGCGGTCGAGGGAGAATGAGGCAGAGCTGATGTACAGTGAACACTGGGAGCAGGATTTACAAGAAGAGTTGGAAAGAGAACAAG AAATGCAGAGGCGCCTAAACCAAATACACTCATCGATAAATGATCAAACTTACGAGATCAGAGCAATGCAAACACGCTCTGTACATCTAGAACAGGACATCAAAACTAGAATCCAGAGGCAGATCTCTGAGGCAGCCAGTCAGCAGGACGACGAGACCCTGAGACCCCTGAAGCAGGAACTCCTCAATCGCCTGCAGTTCGGAGAAGAACTGGACTCAGCGCTGTGGGAGACACAGAGGGAGCTTCAAGCTGCAGACGAAAGG GGCAGATCTGAGACCATTGAGGAGCTGAATAAGGAGCTGAGAcagtgcaaactgcagcacttcATCCAGCAAACAGGCATAACTCCACACACAGACCAGACAAACCCGCCTCCGGTCGACAACGTCTACATCCGAAACTCGGGGATTATGGAATAA
- the LOC115388773 gene encoding ras association domain-containing protein 8-like isoform X3: protein MELKVWVDGVVRVVSGLSLNTSCQDVVIALAQSIGQTGRYILILKLRGNERHLVAEDCPLQHLAQLGQLAADVQFVLRRTGPSLSASQEAIAASRNNEKHLPLARPAEPETLKRNEPQKAFTFNLGPSTIPKRTKPNTAWSQSSRASPEPRASPVNFLEPHNSSKEEVFRHILQQQRKLQDLEIQLEALEKETEFWEREVSSSATPDLSLTKELDELELRSRENEAELMYSEHWEQDLQEELEREQEMQRRLNQIHSSINDQTYEIRAMQTRSVHLEQDIKTRIQRQISEAASQQDDETLRPLKQELLNRLQFGEELDSALWETQRELQAADERVKI from the exons ATGGAGCTGAAGGTGTGGGTAGATGGTGTTGTCAGAGTGGTTTCTGGTCTTTCTCTGAACACTTCCTGTCAGGATGTGGTCATTGCTCTTGCACAGTCCATAG GTCAGACTGGTCGTTATATCCTGATCTTGAAGTTACGGGGAAATGAGAGACACTTGGTTGCTGAGGACTGTCCACTGCAGCACCTGGCTCAGCTGGGGCAGCTGGCTGCAGATGTCCAGTTTGTTCTGAGGAGGACCGGCCCCAGCCTTAGCGCAAGCCAAGAGGCCATCGCTGCATCGAGAAACAATGAGAAACATCTTCCCCTGGCCCGACCGGCAGAGCCAGAGACCCTCAAACGCAACGAGCCCCAGAAAGCTTTTACCTTCAATCTGGGTCCATCAACGATTCCCAAAAGGACTAAACCAAACACGGCCTGGTCTCAGTCGTCCAGAGCTTCACCTGAACCTCGCGCTTCACCTGTGAATTTCCTGGAGCCTCACAACTCTTCCAAAGAAGAGGTTTTCAGGCATATTCTTCAACAACAGAGGAAGCTGCAAGACCTGGAGATTCAGCTTGAAGCTCTGGAGAAGGAGACGGAGTTTTGGGAGCGAGAGGTGTCGTCTTCAGCAACTCCTGATCTGAGCCTCACCAAAGAGCTGGATGAGCTGGAGCTGCGGTCGAGGGAGAATGAGGCAGAGCTGATGTACAGTGAACACTGGGAGCAGGATTTACAAGAAGAGTTGGAAAGAGAACAAG AAATGCAGAGGCGCCTAAACCAAATACACTCATCGATAAATGATCAAACTTACGAGATCAGAGCAATGCAAACACGCTCTGTACATCTAGAACAGGACATCAAAACTAGAATCCAGAGGCAGATCTCTGAGGCAGCCAGTCAGCAGGACGACGAGACCCTGAGACCCCTGAAGCAGGAACTCCTCAATCGCCTGCAGTTCGGAGAAGAACTGGACTCAGCGCTGTGGGAGACACAGAGGGAGCTTCAAGCTGCAGACGAAAGGGTAAAG ATCTGA
- the LOC115388773 gene encoding ras association domain-containing protein 8-like isoform X4: MELKVWVDGVVRVVSGLSLNTSCQDVVIALAQSIGQTGRYILILKLRGNERHLVAEDCPLQHLAQLGQLAADVQFVLRRTGPSLSASQEAIAASRNNEKHLPLARPAEPETLKRNEPQKAFTFNLGPSTIPKRTKPNTAWSQSSRASPEPRASPVNFLEPHNSSKEEVFRHILQQQRKLQDLEIQLEALEKETEFWEREVSSSATPDLSLTKELDELELRSRENEAELMYSEHWEQDLQEELEREQEMQRRLNQIHSSINDQTYEIRAMQTRSVHLEQDIKTRIQRQISEAASQQDDETLRPLKQELLNRLQFGEELDSALWETQRELQAADERI, encoded by the exons ATGGAGCTGAAGGTGTGGGTAGATGGTGTTGTCAGAGTGGTTTCTGGTCTTTCTCTGAACACTTCCTGTCAGGATGTGGTCATTGCTCTTGCACAGTCCATAG GTCAGACTGGTCGTTATATCCTGATCTTGAAGTTACGGGGAAATGAGAGACACTTGGTTGCTGAGGACTGTCCACTGCAGCACCTGGCTCAGCTGGGGCAGCTGGCTGCAGATGTCCAGTTTGTTCTGAGGAGGACCGGCCCCAGCCTTAGCGCAAGCCAAGAGGCCATCGCTGCATCGAGAAACAATGAGAAACATCTTCCCCTGGCCCGACCGGCAGAGCCAGAGACCCTCAAACGCAACGAGCCCCAGAAAGCTTTTACCTTCAATCTGGGTCCATCAACGATTCCCAAAAGGACTAAACCAAACACGGCCTGGTCTCAGTCGTCCAGAGCTTCACCTGAACCTCGCGCTTCACCTGTGAATTTCCTGGAGCCTCACAACTCTTCCAAAGAAGAGGTTTTCAGGCATATTCTTCAACAACAGAGGAAGCTGCAAGACCTGGAGATTCAGCTTGAAGCTCTGGAGAAGGAGACGGAGTTTTGGGAGCGAGAGGTGTCGTCTTCAGCAACTCCTGATCTGAGCCTCACCAAAGAGCTGGATGAGCTGGAGCTGCGGTCGAGGGAGAATGAGGCAGAGCTGATGTACAGTGAACACTGGGAGCAGGATTTACAAGAAGAGTTGGAAAGAGAACAAG AAATGCAGAGGCGCCTAAACCAAATACACTCATCGATAAATGATCAAACTTACGAGATCAGAGCAATGCAAACACGCTCTGTACATCTAGAACAGGACATCAAAACTAGAATCCAGAGGCAGATCTCTGAGGCAGCCAGTCAGCAGGACGACGAGACCCTGAGACCCCTGAAGCAGGAACTCCTCAATCGCCTGCAGTTCGGAGAAGAACTGGACTCAGCGCTGTGGGAGACACAGAGGGAGCTTCAAGCTGCAGACGAAAGG ATCTGA
- the LOC115386231 gene encoding retinal cone rhodopsin-sensitive cGMP 3',5'-cyclic phosphodiesterase subunit gamma-like translates to MDAAAAAPGGSKAAPPKFKQKETRQFKSKAPKAGQKGFNDVPGMEGLGDAAIVCPWEAFGDMELSDLAQFGIV, encoded by the exons AtggacgcagcagcagcagctcccggAGGCAGCAAGGCCGCTCCCCCCAAGTTCAAGCAGAAGGAGACCAGGCAGTTCAAGAGCAAGGCTCCCAAAGCTGGACAGAAGGG ATTTAATGACGTTCCTGGGATGGAGGGCCTTGGAG ATGCAGCGATCGTCTGCCCCTGGGAGGCGTTTGGCGACATGGAGCTGAGTGATCTTGCCCAGTTTGGCATCGTCTAG
- the LOC115386223 gene encoding retinal cone rhodopsin-sensitive cGMP 3',5'-cyclic phosphodiesterase subunit gamma-like: MAGRHVQWASPLEMNAAAAAEGTKAAPPKFKQKETRQFKSKAPKAGQKGFGSDVPGMDGLGDANVVCPWEAFGDMELSDLAQFGIV; encoded by the exons ATGGCTGGTAGACACGTGCAGTGGGCTTCACCTTTGG AGatgaacgcagcagcagcagcagagggcacCAAGGCGGCTCCTCCCAAATTCAAACAGAAGGAGACCCGCCAGTTCAAGAGCAAAGCTCCCAAAGCTGGACAGAAGGG CTTCGGCAGTGATGTACCCGGTATGGATGGCCTTGGAG ATGCCAACGTGGTCTGTCCCTGGGAGGCCTTCGGAGACATGGAGCTCAGCGACCTGGCGCAGTTCGGCATTGTTTAG
- the LOC115386238 gene encoding retinal cone rhodopsin-sensitive cGMP 3',5'-cyclic phosphodiesterase subunit gamma-like: protein MNAGVTGSGKAAPPKFKQKETRQFKSKAPKAGQKGMGNDVPGMEGLGDANVVCPWEAFGDMELSDLAQFGIV, encoded by the exons ATGAATGCAGGAGTCACAGGAAGCGGAAAGGCCGCCCCTCCCAAGTTCAAGCAGAAGGAGACCAGGCAGTTCAAGAGCAAGGCTCCCAAAGCCGGACAGAAGGG CATGGGAAACGATGTCCCTGGGATGGAAGGCCTTGGAG ATGCTAACGTGGTCTGCCCCTGGGAGGCGTTTGGCGACATGGAGCTGAGCGACCTGGCGCAGTTTGGCATCGTGTAG
- the LOC115387643 gene encoding guanylyl cyclase-activating protein 2-like isoform X2, whose product MGQEGSRSEEMDLAQIQELCILFMKECPSGALHLHEFKRIFGVPSNSSEECLYIETIFSSFDTNRDNTLDFLEYVAALHLILRGNLEDRLKWSFKMYDKDGNGKLDRGEVKRLIRIIHKIKLQTADLNMTPTEICDRIFELVDQNNDGQITLSEFMEGAQKDEWVMNMLKLDVNASGWVVENCGRFP is encoded by the exons ATGGGGCAGGAGGGAAGCCGCAGCGAGGAGATGGACCTGGCTCAGATTCAGGAGCTGTGCATCCTGTTCATGAAGGAGTGTCCCAGCGGGGCGCTTCACCTGCACGAGTTCAAGAGGATCTTCGGCGTCCCGAGCAACTCCTCGGAGGAGTGCCTCTACATCGAGACCATCTTCAGCTCCTTCGACACCAACAGG GACAACACACTGGACTTTCTGGAGTATGTGGCAGCACTTCATTTGATCTTACGTGGAAACCTTGAAGATCGACTGAAATGGTCTTTCAAGATGTACGACAAagatggaaatggaaaactgGACAGAGGCGAGGTGAAAAGGCTCATCAGG ATCATCCATAAAATCAAGCTCCAGACAGCGGACCTCAACATGACTCCCACAGAGATCTGCGATCGGATCTTTGAGCTGGTCGACCAAAACAACGATG GTCAGATCACGCTGTCGGAGTTCATGGAAGGTGCTCAAAAGGACGAATGGGTCATGAACATGCTGAAGCTTGATGTCAACGCTTCCGGCTGGGTCGTCGAGAACTGCGGGAGGTTCCCGTGA
- the LOC115387643 gene encoding guanylyl cyclase-activating protein 2-like isoform X1, producing MGQVQGSSDKEVTLQNIQDLYRKFASECPSGNLHLHEFKRIFGVTSSSSEEESAYMDNVFRSFDANKDGKIDFMEYVAAVHLVLRGKLEDKLRWSFKVFDRDGNGCLDRQEVKHILKIIYKIKRHTDPGLTVNVEDTCNRIFELVDKNKDSQITLEEFMEGAEKDPWVMEQLKLDIGPCEWFIEQQEGHKPRK from the exons ATGGGTCAAGTGCAGGGCTCCTCGGATAAGGAAGTGACTCTTCAAAACATCCAGGATCTGTACCGTAAGTTTGCCAGTGAGTGTCCCAGTGGAAATCTGCACTTGCATGAGTTCAAGAGGATATTTGGAGTAACGAGCTCTTCATCGGAGGAAGAATCGGCCTATATGGACAACGTGTTTCGATCCTTTGATGCAAACAAG GATGGTAAAATCGACTTCATGGAGTACGTGGCGGCCGTGCACCTCGTCCTTCGTGGGAAACTTGAGGACAAACTGAGATGGTCTTTTAAAGTATTCGACAGAGACGGAAACGGCTGTttggacagacaggaagtgaagcacaTTCTCAAA attatCTACAAAATAAAGAGGCACACTGATCCTGGACTCACAGTGAATGTTGAGGATACCTGCAACAGGATATTTGAGCTGGTGGACAAGAATAAAGACA GTCAGATTACGTTGGAGGAGTTCATGGAAGGGGCTGAGAAGGACCCGTGGGTGATGGAGCAGCTCAAACTGGACATCGGGCCGTGCGAGTGGTTCATCGAACAGCAAGAAGGCCACAAGCCTCGTAAATGA